In one window of Vibrio sp. JC009 DNA:
- a CDS encoding DUF2913 family protein: protein MAVYSVEIQKLVNLALEELEQEHKKGKLANTPVSNTHFLVRWVTRSLKTQRFPRIVGGNLTAWQKAGRSKGTDSDMLFTFRNISAFYGHFLPLDGEPKVIKDKDIESFLDAMEQENWSVCTEFDLTEKTQVFTEGDNSLVLCAKQCEECFANADEEGHEELVKPMSFYVRGNHAEFVRLATKAGFLLHKRTGYKSIVKYHGEYLIYPANQGEQLAEIPIGFKAEEY, encoded by the coding sequence ATGGCAGTTTATAGCGTTGAAATTCAGAAACTGGTGAATCTGGCACTGGAAGAGTTGGAGCAGGAACATAAGAAAGGCAAGCTTGCCAATACGCCGGTGAGCAACACTCACTTTTTGGTTCGATGGGTGACCCGAAGCCTTAAAACTCAGCGTTTCCCACGTATCGTCGGAGGTAATCTCACCGCATGGCAGAAAGCGGGAAGAAGTAAAGGCACGGATTCAGATATGCTTTTTACTTTCAGAAATATTTCCGCTTTCTATGGTCATTTTCTTCCGCTGGATGGCGAGCCAAAGGTAATTAAAGATAAGGACATTGAGTCTTTCCTTGATGCCATGGAGCAGGAAAACTGGAGTGTATGTACCGAGTTTGACCTTACAGAAAAAACTCAGGTGTTTACCGAAGGTGATAACTCTCTGGTGCTGTGTGCAAAACAGTGTGAAGAGTGTTTTGCCAACGCAGATGAAGAGGGGCATGAAGAGCTGGTTAAACCAATGAGCTTTTATGTGAGAGGTAACCATGCCGAGTTTGTTCGTCTGGCAACCAAAGCCGGCTTTCTTTTGCATAAGCGAACCGGGTACAAATCTATTGTGAAGTATCATGGGGAGTATCTGATCTATCCGGCTAATCAGGGTGAGCAACTGGCTGAAATTCCTATCGGGTTTAAAGCGGAAGAGTACTAA
- a CDS encoding response regulator transcription factor: MKILLVEDEQKIADFVCEGLRAKNMSVTHCADGDQGHEVACQNSHDAIVLDIMLPGRDGLDILRSLRQSGFDTPVILLTARNELGDRVQGLEMGADDYLAKPFYVEELIARIHALLRRREGTQQHVVQVGSLQLDCISRSLNCNCQSVELTSREFTLLEYLMRSPNQIFTRGQLLEHVWGYDFDPCTNVVDVCIKRIRRKMSSLESAGKMVGAIESVRGTGYRLSPR, encoded by the coding sequence ATGAAGATACTACTTGTCGAAGACGAACAGAAAATAGCGGACTTTGTGTGCGAAGGTTTGCGAGCCAAAAATATGAGTGTTACCCACTGCGCTGACGGAGATCAGGGTCATGAGGTTGCCTGCCAAAACAGTCATGATGCTATTGTTCTCGATATCATGCTTCCGGGGCGCGACGGGCTCGATATTCTGCGCTCTCTTCGCCAATCCGGTTTTGATACTCCGGTTATTTTGCTTACCGCCCGTAATGAACTGGGCGATCGTGTTCAGGGACTGGAGATGGGGGCCGATGATTACTTAGCCAAGCCTTTCTATGTGGAGGAGCTGATAGCCCGCATTCATGCCTTGCTAAGGCGGCGAGAAGGTACGCAGCAACACGTGGTTCAGGTTGGTTCACTGCAACTTGACTGCATTAGCCGGAGTCTCAATTGCAACTGCCAGTCTGTAGAGCTTACCAGCAGGGAATTTACCTTATTAGAGTATCTGATGCGCTCGCCAAATCAGATTTTTACAAGGGGACAACTTTTAGAGCACGTTTGGGGGTATGACTTTGACCCCTGTACCAATGTCGTTGATGTCTGCATTAAACGAATTCGCCGCAAGATGAGCTCTCTGGAGAGTGCGGGGAAAATGGTTGGTGCCATAGAGTCTGTGCGCGGTACGGGTTACCGACTGAGCCCCCGCTGA
- the rsuA gene encoding 16S rRNA pseudouridine(516) synthase RsuA, which yields MRLDKFLCDALGATRKEATKIIKSGDVTVNGVMQKSGAFKVTEDCTVEWQDREIAMQGPRYIMLFKPEGFVCSHEDGFNHTAFVLLDEVKMENLHFAGRLDVDTTGLVLITDDGKWSHRITSPKHKCEKTYRVWLADPVQDDYQEKFATGIELRNERELTLPAELEVLDEKEVLLTITEGKYHQVKRMFAALGNKVEALHRERIGAIELDEELEPGEYRYLTEEEIDAVWR from the coding sequence ATGAGATTAGATAAATTTCTGTGTGATGCGCTGGGTGCTACCCGCAAAGAGGCAACCAAGATTATTAAAAGCGGTGATGTGACTGTAAATGGCGTAATGCAAAAGAGCGGCGCTTTTAAGGTAACAGAGGATTGTACTGTTGAGTGGCAGGACAGAGAAATCGCCATGCAGGGCCCTCGTTATATCATGCTTTTTAAGCCTGAGGGTTTTGTCTGCTCACATGAAGATGGTTTTAATCACACGGCATTTGTGCTTCTTGATGAAGTGAAAATGGAAAATCTGCACTTTGCCGGTCGTCTGGATGTGGATACTACCGGTCTGGTGCTGATTACTGACGACGGTAAATGGTCTCACAGAATTACTTCTCCTAAACATAAGTGCGAAAAGACTTACCGTGTCTGGCTGGCCGATCCCGTTCAGGATGACTATCAGGAAAAATTTGCAACCGGCATTGAGCTGAGAAATGAAAGGGAGCTGACGCTGCCAGCTGAGCTTGAGGTGCTTGATGAGAAGGAAGTGCTTCTGACGATTACTGAAGGGAAATACCATCAGGTGAAACGTATGTTTGCTGCTCTGGGTAATAAGGTTGAAGCGCTGCACCGGGAGCGGATTGGCGCCATTGAGCTGGATGAAGAGCTGGAGCCGGGTGAGTATCGTTATCTTACTGAAGAAGAGATCGATGCTGTCTGGCGGTGA
- a CDS encoding methyl-accepting chemotaxis protein: MKLSFKNITLSRLLLVSLLSVGVIPALLVGLTSTYLFDNELRRQSYNQLDTVRAIKSSQLTGFYGERKGDIGVLREVINTFNSEAIRTLQETNNTREKEVAEYISILKKELKIFSRSASAIGATEDFSRAFTFQGKTVDSMLWKDAAAVHGPKIDDFNKEFNWYDAFLISLDGDILYTTAREPDLTKNVSSELIQGSGLEVAYNKAKALPEESNGIFFGDFTAYKPSDNDPAGFFLTKVFDDFGAHTGYAAVQFPIEHISHILAAESDVKSYLVGPDHLLRSDTEDLSVNESFAKNIKIADDTSASQNTSDSYISRDRHGKLILTASKSIKISDDVNWKVFSDIDILAALVPTDSSGQELYQTYIQKYNYYDLFLIEPDGEIFYTATRESDFGSNLINGPYSDSNLAQLFRDVKNSKDYGIIDFAPYEPSNFDPASFIAQPILSESGEVAMVIALQLSIDAINAVMNLREGMGETGESYLVGSDNRMRSDSYLDPVGHSVKASFAGTVEENGVHSVASEAALQGQTGSQLITDYNGNPVLSSYAPLDIEDMRWALLVEIDEAEAFATLTTIEKLLMVLIIIAMVVIVVMAVMLAKMIKKPLGGEPREMIALAAQVADGDLTHRFDDSIAGDTLYGSLRNMSLNLKALVSKMLESSNTLASTSEETSMVSNQTTTSIAAQNADIEQVATAVNQMASTTSDVAKNTNDAALASEQASKQSDQGLQVLEKNMAAIQELIASVQATSEDVIQLRDQSEAINKVLDVIQEIAEQTNLLALNAAIESARAGEFGRGFAVVADEVRTLAQRTQDSASEIQQMISNVQNSANSVSSSIERNAQNASQVGELSDKTREAFLGISTAIGEIDNMMAQISTASEEQAQVTEDINEKILHINEVSVQTATASEELSAASQEVARSAEELSELTRQFHV, encoded by the coding sequence ATGAAACTATCCTTCAAAAATATAACGCTCTCCAGACTTTTGCTTGTCTCTCTGTTGTCCGTTGGCGTCATTCCTGCGTTACTGGTTGGACTCACTTCCACCTATCTGTTTGACAACGAGTTAAGAAGGCAGTCCTACAATCAGCTTGATACTGTCAGGGCGATTAAAAGCAGCCAATTGACCGGTTTTTATGGTGAAAGAAAAGGTGACATCGGTGTACTGCGCGAGGTCATCAACACCTTTAACAGCGAAGCCATCAGGACACTACAGGAAACCAACAATACCCGCGAGAAAGAGGTGGCGGAATACATCAGCATACTGAAGAAAGAGCTGAAAATATTCTCACGCTCTGCCTCCGCTATCGGCGCGACCGAAGACTTCTCACGGGCATTTACTTTTCAGGGTAAGACGGTTGATTCAATGCTGTGGAAAGATGCAGCAGCGGTGCATGGTCCAAAAATTGATGACTTTAACAAAGAGTTCAACTGGTATGATGCATTTCTTATCAGTCTTGACGGCGATATTCTGTATACCACAGCCAGAGAGCCTGACCTGACAAAAAATGTGAGTTCAGAACTGATTCAGGGCTCCGGCCTGGAAGTGGCATACAATAAAGCAAAAGCTCTGCCTGAAGAGAGCAACGGCATCTTTTTTGGTGACTTTACCGCTTACAAGCCGTCTGATAACGATCCCGCCGGTTTCTTTCTGACAAAGGTATTTGATGATTTTGGCGCCCATACCGGCTATGCCGCGGTGCAATTTCCTATTGAGCATATCTCGCATATTCTGGCTGCGGAAAGTGATGTAAAAAGTTACCTGGTTGGCCCGGATCATCTTCTGCGCTCAGATACAGAAGACTTATCGGTCAATGAGTCCTTTGCAAAAAACATCAAAATTGCTGACGACACATCCGCTTCCCAAAACACGTCTGATTCCTATATCAGCAGAGACCGGCATGGCAAGCTGATCCTGACCGCCAGTAAGAGCATTAAAATCAGTGATGATGTGAACTGGAAGGTCTTCTCAGATATCGACATTCTCGCGGCCTTAGTGCCAACAGACTCAAGCGGACAAGAGCTCTACCAGACTTATATCCAGAAATATAACTACTATGATCTGTTTCTTATTGAACCGGACGGAGAGATATTCTACACCGCCACCAGAGAGTCTGACTTCGGCTCTAACCTGATTAACGGTCCATATTCCGACTCCAATCTGGCTCAGCTGTTCCGCGATGTAAAAAACAGCAAGGACTACGGCATTATTGATTTTGCACCATACGAGCCATCTAACTTTGACCCTGCTTCCTTCATCGCCCAGCCGATTTTGTCTGAGTCCGGTGAGGTTGCAATGGTAATAGCTCTCCAGCTCTCCATTGATGCCATTAACGCGGTAATGAATCTCAGAGAAGGTATGGGGGAAACCGGTGAGTCCTACCTGGTGGGCAGCGATAACCGAATGCGCTCCGACTCCTACCTTGATCCTGTAGGCCACTCTGTAAAAGCTTCATTTGCCGGGACCGTTGAGGAAAACGGCGTTCATTCAGTTGCCTCAGAGGCCGCACTGCAGGGACAAACCGGCTCACAGCTGATCACCGACTACAACGGCAATCCGGTTCTCTCTTCTTATGCTCCACTGGATATAGAAGATATGCGCTGGGCGCTGCTGGTTGAGATTGACGAAGCAGAAGCCTTTGCGACGCTGACAACCATTGAAAAACTGCTTATGGTTTTGATTATCATCGCCATGGTGGTTATCGTGGTTATGGCTGTTATGCTGGCGAAAATGATCAAAAAACCACTGGGTGGAGAGCCTAGAGAGATGATAGCGCTTGCCGCTCAGGTTGCAGATGGCGACCTGACCCATAGGTTTGATGACTCTATCGCCGGCGACACCCTTTACGGCTCACTGAGAAATATGTCACTGAACCTTAAAGCTCTGGTCTCCAAGATGCTGGAATCCAGTAACACTCTGGCCTCAACTTCCGAGGAAACCTCCATGGTTTCCAACCAGACCACCACCTCAATTGCCGCGCAAAATGCCGATATTGAGCAGGTGGCGACCGCTGTAAATCAAATGGCAAGCACCACCTCAGATGTTGCAAAAAACACAAATGATGCGGCACTTGCCTCTGAACAGGCTTCTAAACAGAGTGATCAGGGTCTGCAGGTTCTGGAGAAAAACATGGCCGCCATTCAGGAGCTGATTGCCTCTGTACAGGCCACTTCTGAAGATGTTATTCAGCTAAGAGATCAAAGTGAAGCCATCAATAAAGTACTGGACGTGATTCAGGAAATTGCCGAGCAGACCAACCTGCTGGCCCTGAATGCCGCCATAGAATCGGCCCGCGCAGGCGAATTCGGACGCGGCTTTGCGGTGGTTGCTGATGAAGTAAGAACACTTGCCCAGCGTACCCAGGACTCAGCTTCAGAAATTCAGCAGATGATCAGCAATGTCCAGAATTCAGCGAACTCGGTAAGCTCCAGCATTGAGCGCAACGCGCAAAATGCATCGCAGGTAGGAGAGCTGTCAGATAAAACCCGTGAAGCCTTCCTCGGCATCAGCACAGCCATCGGTGAAATAGACAATATGATGGCTCAGATCTCCACCGCTTCTGAAGAGCAGGCTCAGGTAACTGAAGATATCAACGAGAAGATTCTGCATATCAACGAAGTATCAGTACAGACCGCCACCGCCTCTGAAGAGCTAAGTGCGGCAAGCCAGGAGGTAGCCCGATCAGCAGAGGAGCTTAGTGAACTGACCCGGCAGTTTCATGTTTAA
- a CDS encoding DEAD/DEAH box helicase — protein MYKLRPYQADSVKAVIHYFRKHSTPAVIVLPTGAGKSLVIAELARLAKGRVLVLAHVKELVEQNHAKYEGYGLTGSIFSAGLGRKETDQQVVFASVQSVVRNLDAFANQFSLLVIDECHRVPDDKKSSYQKVITHLTELNPGIKILGLTATPYRLGMGWIYQYHTRGQVRSEEPRFFRDCIFELPIRYLLDEGFLTPARMIDAPVLSYDFSQLKPANTGRYKESELDMVIESSKRATPQIVQQIIQMSQDKQGVMIFAATVRHAQEILSLLPESESAIVIGDTHHKERDSIIRSFKEQELKYLVNVSVLTTGFDAPHVDLIAILRPTESVSLYQQIIGRGLRLSEGKEECLVLDYAGNNYDLYQPEVGDPKPDSQSDIVTIPCPSCGFNNNFWGKLDSNGFLLEHYGRRCQGYFEDEDGSREHCGYRFRAKYCNECGADNDIAARICHECDATLVDPDKKLKEALNLKDALVFECTDMTLSVHKDSNGKNQLKVTYQGDEGAQVHEFWSLNTKAQKIRFYKQFVRSHLADRHRPFEESSPTKIVNNQHRFRLPQFVIARKSGRFWKLRDKLFEDELISK, from the coding sequence ATGTACAAACTCAGGCCCTATCAGGCAGACTCCGTAAAAGCTGTTATCCACTATTTCCGTAAGCATTCAACGCCTGCCGTCATTGTTCTGCCGACAGGTGCGGGTAAAAGTCTGGTCATTGCGGAGCTTGCCCGTCTGGCGAAGGGCCGCGTATTGGTACTTGCGCATGTAAAAGAGTTGGTTGAGCAGAACCACGCGAAATATGAAGGCTATGGTCTCACCGGCTCCATTTTCTCTGCCGGACTTGGCCGGAAGGAAACCGATCAGCAGGTGGTTTTTGCCTCCGTTCAGTCCGTGGTAAGAAACCTGGACGCCTTCGCCAATCAGTTTTCCCTGCTGGTTATCGATGAATGCCACCGGGTGCCGGACGATAAAAAAAGCAGTTACCAAAAGGTCATTACTCACCTAACCGAACTTAACCCCGGAATAAAGATTCTGGGCCTGACCGCCACCCCCTACCGTCTGGGCATGGGCTGGATTTATCAGTACCACACCCGTGGTCAGGTGCGCAGCGAAGAACCCCGCTTTTTCCGTGACTGTATTTTTGAGCTTCCCATTCGTTACCTTTTAGATGAAGGCTTTTTAACTCCGGCAAGGATGATAGATGCTCCGGTTTTAAGCTATGACTTCTCCCAACTAAAGCCAGCCAATACCGGACGCTATAAAGAGTCTGAACTGGATATGGTGATAGAAAGCTCAAAACGGGCAACCCCGCAAATCGTTCAGCAGATTATCCAGATGAGCCAGGACAAACAGGGCGTGATGATCTTTGCCGCCACCGTCCGCCATGCTCAGGAAATCCTGTCGCTTCTGCCTGAATCAGAATCCGCTATTGTTATTGGTGATACGCATCATAAAGAGCGGGACAGCATCATCCGTAGCTTTAAAGAACAAGAGCTAAAATACCTGGTCAATGTATCGGTTCTCACCACAGGTTTTGATGCCCCGCATGTGGATCTGATCGCCATTTTAAGGCCAACAGAATCGGTCAGCCTTTACCAGCAAATTATCGGCCGGGGACTCCGGCTTTCTGAAGGCAAAGAGGAATGCCTGGTTCTGGACTACGCCGGCAACAACTACGACCTCTACCAGCCTGAGGTGGGCGATCCTAAACCGGACTCACAAAGTGACATTGTCACCATTCCCTGCCCGTCCTGCGGCTTTAACAACAACTTCTGGGGCAAGTTAGACAGCAACGGATTTCTGCTGGAACACTATGGCCGTCGCTGCCAGGGCTATTTTGAAGATGAAGATGGCAGCAGAGAACACTGCGGCTACCGGTTCAGAGCCAAGTACTGCAATGAATGCGGCGCAGACAATGATATCGCCGCCCGTATCTGCCACGAATGCGATGCCACACTGGTTGATCCTGATAAAAAACTCAAAGAAGCACTTAACCTGAAAGATGCCTTAGTCTTTGAATGTACTGACATGACACTCTCGGTACACAAAGACAGTAACGGCAAAAACCAGTTGAAGGTGACCTATCAGGGCGATGAAGGTGCTCAGGTACATGAATTCTGGTCACTTAACACCAAGGCTCAGAAAATCCGCTTTTATAAGCAGTTTGTCCGCTCCCACCTTGCAGACAGACACCGTCCCTTTGAAGAAAGCTCACCGACAAAAATCGTTAATAATCAACACAGATTTCGCCTGCCGCAATTTGTTATCGCGCGCAAAAGCGGCCGCTTCTGGAAATTACGCGACAAATTATTTGAAGATGAATTAATTTCTAAGTGA
- a CDS encoding Bcr/CflA family multidrug efflux MFS transporter has translation MNKTNKIQLGFFMFMVFGAICAITPLAIDMYLPSLPALAKDLSADASAVQMTLSVYTAGFAVGQLVHGPLSDSYGRRPIILVGTLLFVFTSVVCAVTDSIEFLILLRIAQGFAGAAAAVVVQALIRDLFDKEDFARTMSFITMVMMVAPMVAPMLGGHLTDWFGWRSVFWFLALFSVIVVFLILWKIPETLSEENRQPLHFATMLRNYAKLFASKEAMGLMMAGGFSFAGMFAFLTAASFVYIDIYGLNAAEFGYMFSLNAFAMFGMTIVNGRLVKRVGSVGMLRFGLMIQLVAGIGLFVFGFTDAGLWGIVPFVALYISAMSTVGSNIMGLLLSGYPSMAGTATALAGTLRFGVGAAVGALVAWLPSHTPWTLISVMASCAVLCSALYWLFGRRV, from the coding sequence ATGAACAAAACAAACAAGATACAGCTCGGCTTTTTTATGTTTATGGTTTTTGGTGCAATCTGCGCGATTACACCACTGGCCATTGATATGTATTTGCCCTCGCTTCCCGCGCTTGCTAAAGATCTGAGTGCAGACGCCAGTGCGGTTCAGATGACGCTTTCAGTATATACCGCTGGCTTTGCGGTAGGGCAGTTGGTTCATGGCCCGCTGTCGGACAGCTATGGACGAAGACCGATTATACTGGTTGGTACACTGCTTTTTGTTTTCACCTCGGTGGTTTGTGCGGTTACCGATAGCATCGAGTTTCTGATTTTACTGCGTATCGCTCAGGGATTTGCCGGTGCTGCTGCGGCGGTAGTGGTTCAGGCTCTGATCCGGGACCTGTTTGATAAAGAAGATTTCGCCCGCACCATGTCTTTTATCACCATGGTGATGATGGTGGCTCCTATGGTTGCTCCTATGCTTGGCGGTCACCTTACCGACTGGTTCGGATGGCGCTCTGTGTTCTGGTTTCTGGCCCTGTTTTCTGTGATCGTTGTTTTTCTGATCCTGTGGAAGATCCCGGAGACCCTTTCTGAAGAGAACCGTCAGCCACTGCATTTTGCGACTATGCTGAGAAATTACGCAAAGTTGTTTGCCAGCAAAGAGGCGATGGGCCTGATGATGGCGGGCGGCTTTTCCTTTGCGGGGATGTTTGCCTTTCTGACTGCCGCATCCTTTGTCTATATTGATATTTACGGACTGAATGCGGCTGAGTTTGGCTATATGTTCAGTTTAAATGCCTTTGCTATGTTTGGCATGACCATAGTTAATGGCCGCCTGGTGAAAAGAGTGGGCTCAGTGGGCATGCTGCGGTTTGGGCTGATGATTCAGCTTGTCGCCGGTATTGGCCTGTTTGTGTTTGGGTTTACTGATGCGGGGCTGTGGGGGATTGTTCCTTTTGTTGCTCTGTATATCAGTGCCATGTCCACCGTGGGCAGTAATATTATGGGGCTGTTGTTGTCGGGTTATCCGTCAATGGCGGGAACGGCGACAGCTCTGGCCGGAACTTTGCGTTTTGGTGTTGGTGCTGCCGTCGGGGCATTGGTGGCCTGGTTGCCGAGCCATACGCCCTGGACATTGATAAGTGTGATGGCAAGCTGTGCGGTTCTTTGCTCAGCATTATATTGGTTATTTGGAAGAAGAGTGTAA